GGGAATGGCAGTGAACCCCAGGTTGCGGAGCAGTAGAGCAGTCCTCTGAGTATTGTTACAGGTACTACAGAATATCATGAAAGAGTTACCAGCCAGTTCATTCAGGATATAAACCAGGTAGCTGTCCTGtaaagaaacagagagagaattaaaaaagCCCTCAGAGATATGTGCAACATTAAGTCTAGGACTCAGAAAATGACAAGATATTGGACAGATGTGGGAACAAGACAAGACAataagagagaagaaacagaagcgCCGTTACCTTGAATTTGGAGGGAATGAAAATGTAGTACTGCTGTAGTTTCTCAACTGTCTGATACTTGGAAGAAACAGCACATTTAACGGGATTCTTCAGAGCAGCACGCTGGAGTTTTTGAACCTGGTAAGATCAATGAAATTTAGTTGGACAAAGATCTTGTCAGAAAATTGTATTAATACAGCTTAGTCAAGAGGATAACCTGATGTAAGGAGAACTAAAACAGACTAGTCTGATCCCACCTTCTTGGTCATGGTGGCAGAAAACAAGAATGTCTTCCTGTCTCGAGGAATCACTTTCAGTATCTTATCCACCTGtacaaaaataaggaaatggaaatactAAATACTACAAGCAAGCAAGACACAGGCCTTCTACAAATATAAAGATCATCCACATGAAGAATAAGGCATGTGTAAACATATAGtaggaacaatttttttctcttttaaagtgAAGGTATAGGGTGATATCTTGTTGACAATTAGGCAGTGTGAACTCCAAAAGTCCAACAATAGTGCAAATATCAGGCAATGTTTCTGCAGGAATGTGCGTGGGATTGTTTTCTACACCAACTACATTCTACATCCAGAGACACCAGTGGATTCCAGAGACAAAGTGCCTCCTACTATCCTGGCAGTGCTCTGCAGAACTCTGCTATGTTCTAATCCCACCACAGacttttatgtatttattagaTCTTAGTTACAATTTACTCCTAATTTCTACAGAACAGCTCAGTGTTTACTACGTGACGGTATGAAGCAATTTTAAAGGGACTCATCTGGTGTTCCAAATTTGTCTTTTAGCAGATTCCTACCTCTGTCTCAAAATCCATGTTTAGAATCCGGTCAGCCTCATCCATCACTAGGAACTTCAGAGCTCTTAAGTTGAAGCCTTTTGTGTTCTCCAGATGATCAACTAGACGGCCAGGGGTTGCTACCAACAGCATCATAAGAGCAAATTCAGAAtgaaagcaaaggagaagaTCCAAAGAGGCAAGAGAGTTGTCCATCACAGAAATGGGATTCTTTGCCCAAGAAAAGTAAAGATTGCTTTGTGGGACTAACTCTTTCATAGAGTATCTTCAGAAAGTGTTTTGAAATAAGACTAATGGAGTCAGAGACTCTCTGAAGAATGTCCTAAAAAGAGGTGACACAAAAAAAGACTGCAGACcaacattttaaatacttgaGCAGAATGAGAAAACAATCCAAAAGCATTCTAGGTCTAGCAGGAATGCTTTGGAATGAGCTTGGAACAACTGGTGGATACTTTAGAAACATTAACAAGCCAGTATTTAGAGCTTGGGacaaaaaacaaattaagaacGTACTCTCCTTTCTTTGGTTAGCTGGAGTTTGATAATATTCATACTCCACATCCTCAGCACATCAACTTACCAATTATAACATGTGGTTTCTTGGCTAAGGCCAGAGACTGAGACATCGTGTCAATTCCACCCACAATAACCGCTGCCGGACAAAGAGAGTGGAGTGAATCCCTCAGTGTGGTACCAGCCCTCCCTGGCACTGTAGTGCTTACTCCTACTGCCCACCACCCACAGCAAATCTGCACAAATAAAAAGCTACTTATTTTTATGagaatttactttatttttgcaTATCTGCTGTTTCTAGGCTTCTTAAGCCATGCAACTAATTCCTTGCTGGCcacaagtattttattttcacagctgAAGAGCGACAGGTAGAATCTATTACTTGCAGTTTAACTCGGCTGCAAAAatctagaaattctaaaaatacCCACAAAGCTTTTTTGAGAGATTATCTAAAGAATCAATACAGACAGTCTGAAAGGAAGATTAAAGTACATCACACCATAGCAGGGAGTTAGCTCTATGCAATTTCACCAGACACAAACTATTAAGAACATTCTCTGCTACTTCCACCTGTAACTATTTAGACATATAATCCAGAAGAGCCGTAGACCACTCCATGAGGAAAGACCATACAGTCTTTTTTCCTCAAACCCGATACCAGATCTGTCTTCCAGCAGCATAAGTTTTTCCCATATTTTGTTCAACCCCTCATACAAATCCTCTATTTTTATCTTTGCAATCCTGAGCTGACAAACTGGTCTTCAGAAAAACTGGTCCAATACCATAAAAGCTACTTACTACTTTGAACACCAATGGAGGATCCAAGAGCTTCAAACTGCTCTGAGATTTGAAAGGCCAGTTCCCTTGTTGGTGTGAGGACAAGAGCAAATAATCGCTGAGGTACTTCCAGCAGTGCTTGAAGAATTGGCAAAGCAAAAGCTCCTGTTTTTCCAGAGCCAGTTTCTGCCAGTCCAATAATGTCTCTGCCTGCAAGAAGGAGCAAGGGGGCAAAAACCTCTTATATATCCACAACAGAGAAAGAAGACTTTAAAGTACTGTGTAACAAAACACAAGGATTCCctaaggacagaaaaaaaggcagacacacagaaggcaaaaaaccccaaaaaaacccaaggagcCAAACcaaagaatttcagaatttctctGAAGCATTTTTAGACAGTGATTTTATTTGTACAATGATTACAGTCTCAATAATCAATTTTCTAGGTAAATTTCTGTTAATATGCAGGGTTTCAATACAAATCTTAAATTCAAAATAAGTTTTACTTTATTATGTCTCAAATCTGACATCAGTTTACAGCTTAATGACTCTATCTCACTATTAAAAGTCCAAATGTTGTCTGTTTACTGGCTTACAAGGAAACAGACGGAAGTGTTTGAGACTTCAGTCACACAAACTATAGGACAACAGCACTACCAAACTCACATTTCACAAGCCACAATTGTGCCATTGATTAACAGAGTAATCTAAACTAGTTTGCAGTAGGAAGGGCAGGACAGAAAATCTTTTACCCCAAAACAATGCAGGCAACAGGGTGGAATTCATCAATAGAATCCATTATGACCTCCTCATGCAGTGGAGAAGAACATGCTGTCAATAGACCTTACAATGGAAACAATTTCTCAGGAATGCAGTCTTACctttgtggttgtttttgttgttggtttttggttttttgttttgttttttcccccccaagagAATGGGGGGAAAAGACCATGTGCAGTAAAAGAGTCTGACAAAGGTTAAATGCTAGGACAGAGCAGATATTGAAAGTTTGTTACCACGCTGTCACTATGCTGTTCCTTTCCTCCTTGAGAGTGTTTTGGGAGgggttttgttaaaaaaaaataaaaatatatatatatatttctagaGGCAGAAATGACTGCTGAAatcagtaatttattttctgcaattCCAGAATGCTTACAGAAAGTCACTGTGGGTTGGTTATTACTCACTTCAGAAATCTAATTTCAAAGAGATGCCTGCCCACAGCAAAGCAAATTAAACACACCACAGAATCAGTCAAGGCACCTTCGTTtccagacacagacacacacacacacatacacactctCTCTCTAGGTCTTTATCAGAAGCAGCATAGTCCAAAAGCTATTGTAAGCTTCCTGTGTATCCCTGAGTATTTCAGGAACAAAATGATCAATGAAGAATAGCAGTTCAAATGATTAACAAGAATCCTGTTTAACATGGAGTGTCAGAACCACACAACATGAGTGAACACTCAAGGAACAATGTTTGTATCCATTTGAAAGTTTGTGACTGCAAGCAGTGTTATAGGATAAACTCGTATTCCAAGCTCCACCTGGGAAGGACACTGAATAAGAAAACTACTTATAGACAGAGATCTTCAACAATGAAGAAGCTGGGACACACTCATCCCTGATCCTTCTCACTCAGGAAAATTCATTCAcagagagctcctggagcagtcGCCAGTTCAGGATCAAAGAATCATGCTGCTCACCTTGGAGAGCCACTGGAATAGCCTCAATTTGGATCTTCGTTGGCATCTTCCATCCCAACTGGTCACAAGCTTCACACAGGATATCTGTTACTCCCTGGACATTAGTgacaagagaaaagagaaacagacatCACCAAAAAGACCCAAATTAAATCACAGAGTTAAATTAAATACATGCTGCAACAGAGCCAACTTGTCTCTAGCAGAGACAAACCCCATCAGGCCCCCAGTGCAACTCTCTGAAAGGGCAGGCTGCTCACAGTGATCCCCACTTCCATCAGTAACTTcaccagatttttttcaaaatctcttAGCGATGACTGTCAAAGGAAGAATATGGTCGGTTTTACCCTAGTTTATACAAAGAAActctccccacacacacaatTATCTCTTCACCCCAGGAGCGACCCATGACcataggaaacaaaaaataccatGTCAAGACAACTTGAATATAGCAGCAGCCGGCTGCAGAGCATCTAATGGGAGCAGCAGTGTCAACCCCAGTGGGCCGAgtgcccacagctcctgcccgcGCCCGGCACCGCTGCCCGCGGAGCGCCGCACGTGCCTGCCCCGCGCCCACACGGGGCCGGGCGGGAGCTCCCCCGGCCTCATTGCGCGGGGGGAGCAGGACGCTACTCCTCGGGACAGGGTAGCGAGCACCGGGGGGAGAAACGGCTCCGGCCCAGCCTCACCAAGTCCTTGAAGCTCCGTGGCTCCTCTGCCGCAGGCTCCGGCTCCGCCGCCGGCTCCTGCTCCGGCTCCGCCGCCAGgcctttctcctctcctgccgCCATCTTGGTCCGTCTCCTCCCGGTGCAGCGCAGAGCACTCTGGGAGCTGTGGTCCACCTCAGGGCGCGACGGGACTTGTAGTTCCGAAGAAAGAGCCAAGCGGCGGGGATGGGTTTTCCCTCAATTCGGAgaggtgcccagggaagggagagTTGCGGATCTCCAGCCGCTTGTCCTGGGACAAGGGCACCCTGAATTGGCTGTAGGAAAGGTGCCCGCCTGGCGGTAACTCTTAGTGGCCgagcctcagccctgcagctcggCACGGCACGGCTTTGGCAGTGCTTGATGCTGTTGCCAGTTCTTATCTTCTACAGCTGTGAAAGAACAGGCAAAATGAGCTGGCCAGGCACAAAAGGACAAGAATATGTATAAACTTACATGCATAACCCATATAAAGAGCAAATAAAGTGCTTCGAATGATAATTACTGGCATGAATTTTTGAACTgccagaaatacaaaataaactgAACTGTGGCAACTCATACCATGAAATGAGAGAGTACAGGGTGGTAATAGATGCAAACACTCTCCCAGGTCTCTTGATTGCTGCTGTTGTGACTCAGGCCTGCAGGTGCTTGATGAGAGGTGAAAATGGATATGGACTTAATGACCATCCTGGGAAGTAGCATCAAAATATCACAATGCAAGTTTCTGAATAATTGGTTTCCATCTGGTCTGGGCGTAACGTCACTGATCTGTAGTCCTAATGCTGTTGGCAGCAGGGCAACCTTGCAGCTGGGTGAAGTTTCTTTGTTTTAGGGAAAAGAATGCTAACATATATAAGATGTTAGGGTTAGATGTTTGGGCTTCAaaaggacagcagagctggctccaAAATGAAACTCATGGCTGCATTTCTGAGCAGACTTTCCTCCCTTTGGGAAGGCTGTCTGGGCGTGCTCTCACTATAAATGCTGATATACTTCAGCATCACTCCCTGGATTCCAAGCTTGgcatttcctctgctcccagaaCAATGAGGAAAGTAAGAGGAAATATGAACTATGAACAAACGCTCTGCATGACAGGGAAATAAGAGGAAACCTGAAACAATTCATGGGCAGGAGTTAAAATGAAACTGCTGCATCCCACTGTGCTCAAGAGCAATGATAAatcagaacaacaacaacaaaaaaccccaaccaaacaaacaaacaaaaaaccaaaccaacaaacaaacaacaacaacaaaaaaaccccaaaaaaaccaaaacaaaaaaccaaaccaaaacaaaacaaaccccaaccaaccaaccaaccaaccagaaccaatcaaacaaacaaaaaaaccccaaaacacccatGTAGATGCTCGTTGTTACTACATGTTTCAAAAATTACAGCAGTTTGAGCCATCAACTTGCTGTATATCATTAGTGCTAAAGGTTAAGCCTGGCCCGCACGTAGACATGAACCTCTGGAAGAGTCACTGGGATGCCTCAGGAAATGGAGCCCGGGATGTAACAGGAAGTCACTGCCTGTGATTCTTTATTGAACTCCTTGCCCATATAATATAATGCTGTTTTAGTGGGGAGCAGGGTGGAGCAATTCTATTCTGGTGAAATTCCAGTTCGTGTAATTCCCTATTATCAATAGATGTACTTGAATTAAAGTTTTCTCCTGTCCTAAACTGTTGTTGTGAGCATTCATGcatgataaaataaatatactgCTTCTGAGTAGTAAttcctttttcatatttttcagcacaggactgttggagtccagggcattcctttggctgccctggagggtcagagacctggacaggggggtctgggaccctggcacagagcccggagcgacactggctttgatcccagtccatgggaaaggcttcctgcactgcgggatggaTTGCAAACCACAagagggtgagaaaacagtaggtttgggattttagtatggaagtgaatgggagcaagatggaggattttgggcattgtctcctgcttcttctttcttcttccctcactccattttctgcagtgacggtggcataaagtagtttaaagagattaggtcaaagtagggatgacctatttagtataagtgataggtattggcaaataatgataaataaagaacatgtaacaattagtataaaagatagtgacagcccagtccaggaggagtcgaggagtcaccagatgcccgagcagctgcacagacctttgttgggcactgagaaaattgtaaggtaagaaacaataaatgaacatgcaaccttgaaaatcagaacctgaagactccgtctctttgttgcgtctggctcagggctttgcagaaggcaaaaagactctaaaaccacctgaatctcggaactaAAAACCGAGAAGGACAGTGCAGATTATACTGGGCTTTTAAACAtggtttttaaacaaatatgcTCCTAGCTCTACTGCATGTTACATACAGCTCAGTCTTCCTTAGCAGGGGCAGGGTGAGAGCATCCTCAGAAGATGAATTTTAATGCAGATATAATGTCAGCTATTTCATAAGAGGTGCTTAATGAGATGAGATGGACAATGTGTACAGCACATCACCTCCAGGTGTGCAGAGAGACACTGACACAAAAGTCATTCCTATTCATTTATTCGAGTCAGCGGTGTACTTGTTCATTTCTGGCAAACAGGCATGGGTATCAAAAGCATTTGACTCCCAATCTGGGGAACCAGAGCTTTTATTCTTCCTacaacatattaaaaataaatgttgataTCATGAAAGGAAGAGACAAAAAGGACAAGGATTCAAGTTTTGTGACATGGAGTGTTGCCCTCCCAAAGAATTTGGTCAGTGTTACAGAATTACACATTAGGTTCTCCTTATTTAGATTTGTGCCTGTGCGGGGAAGTTTCCCTTATCCACTGGGGAATGCTTGTGGAGGGAATGACCTCTGCATCAACCCTTCTAGTCGCCTCAAGCTAGTTTCAGGGTTTCTCCCTTGTACCTCTTTCAAGCTAGTGACATGATCCCTACCATCACCATAATTGAGCACTTCTCAATGATCCCAGAAACATTCTTGTGAGGCAGGGAAGTGCTACTATCCCCGTTTTTAGACAAGGAACTGAAGTACTGATGCCTCAAAATCACAAAGGACATATTTAGCAGAGCAGTCACTTGAAACAGGGTCCCAGTCATTGCTCCTGCTTTGCAGGAGCTCTGCCACTGAATCATCCTACTCCTCTCTACCCCTCCTGTATATTAGTACCCGCATATATTTCACTAATATCAAGCCTTCCCTGGGAAGCATTGCTAGGAGTACGTGTAGCTCTCCATGAGTGCTGCCTCCCTCCTCACAGATGATCCACTGTGGGTCTCACAGGCTGCTTGACTGCATGGAAAGTGGCACCTCCACCTCTCAGGTGTGCTCCCATCACGGCAGGgctccagctcagagcagtAACACCAACCTACactttccttcctgctgcaggacaTATAACTGCTTCCTTCACCAATGTCCTGAGGCAGAGTCTGGTCCTAGGGTCActcttcttctctctgtttTGGCTCCTAAGGCCTATTGTCACTTTTAGACTGTGTTTCACCTATTTTATAACTATCAGCATTCAGGTCATGCTTTCCTTTTCCTACAGGGATTTGCCCTCCCTCACAACAAAATAACAGGTAACTTGCTCTCACGTGCTACAGACATGCTTTTactctaaaaaaaaccaacagcttTCCTTTAGAACAGAggccttctttaaaaaaaaaaaaaaaaaaaagtgtagatACAGTCTTAAATACAATATCATAACCTTAGAATCATTCTATGCAAATAAATAGAATACAAACATCACAGTTCTCAGTCTGGAGAGGTTTCTTCGGAAGGGATAAATTCTGGCCCTGCTATTtcaccctgggatggtgaaCTATCCATACAGTCTGTCATatctggagctgctcctttcTAAAGCTTTTCCAAATGTACCTAGGTAATGGGATTGTACTCTAATGGAAATGGGCAGCTGCTGGCTTTTTTAGGGTACTCCAGCCCTTGTACCACACACAGATTCATAAGTTTACGTGCCAGGTTCAGTCAGCATCAGGTATTTCACCTGCCTCCTGACCTACTTCTTTATGCTTCCTTGGGGAAGCAGAGCAGTGGAGATGGTGGGGGAAACAGGGGTCTGCAGAACATCCGCCTCATGGAATCACTGCCGTGAACTGTAAAACAGCAGGTAGCAGTGCTGCTAATGGTCACAGTTAATAACGTAATGTCTCCAAACCCAGTTTTAACATGGGCTAAATGCTGTTTCAGCCGGACGGTCTCAGGATCTCGGCAGTGGTTTTAGCGCCCAAGCTGAGTCTCCTCATACATGGGGAAAGCTCTGTTCTTGACTCAAGAAGATCACAGACTTCATCCATTGCCCTGGTGCAGGTCTCGAGATTGTCAGCCAGCTTCTGGATTTTGGCcttcagcacagcctggcttaCTTTAGTGACCTCCTTTGTGCATTCTGGCACGAGGAAGCTGTGGGAGCCGCAGAAAACCATGAAGCAGATGGAGTTGTAGAGCGAGATGGATGCCCTCTTCTCTGACTGGCGCAGTGTGGGGTCACCCGGGCCCTGCCCCCGGCGGAGGAACTCCAGGCGGCCAAGTATTTCCCTCATCTGTTTCCGACAAGTCATTGCAATTTCCTGCACCTTCCTCACCTCCCGGGAGTTGCAGAGCACTAAGGAGAGGTCGGAGGTGATGCTGACAGCCCCTCCAGCCGTGGCCAGGCCCAGACCCACGGCCGACGCCAGGAGAGAGGCTCCCAGCGTTGCCGGGCTCAGGGACAACCCTAGGATGGCGGTGACTGCTCCTGCAGCGGTCAGCGTGCTCCCGCTGACATTGGCAACCAGGGACCTTTTGCGAAGCTTGTTGAGTTTACGAGCTGCCTTGTGAAGGTGAGCAATTTGGTCACGCAGCCTCCGTCTCTGATCCAAAAGAGCTACATGGAAGTGGTGTGTGGGGTCTGGTGTTGGCAGAAAGGCAGCAGCGTTCATCTCCATGGATTCtgtccagaaaaagaaaagtctggGTTGGGATTTACGTCAAAAAAAGCCCCATGAGTCATGCTCATCCTGGACCACCACTTCAGGGATGGCATCCAGCCAAATTTTTTTGCTTCACTCAGCTACAAGACAGGCTTTCCATCTGCACATGTGTGCACATTCACATACATACACGTATTCATATAAATGTGTACATTTAATTATGTATTCCATTGTAACTTTCAAACatagaaacattaaaatgtttttcttaatcTCTACAAAGACTAAAATATCCTTAGGACTGGGGTCAGAGGTGTGCTGTTACTCTTATCTCTGTGAAGACACAAAATGTCTCCTCAAACCCCGGGGACAGAAATTCCCCTGAGATCAGGTGACTCAGTGCCCAGAACAGTAATGCTGCCACAACTAATCTGTTGTTCACCTGATGGGATTCAGAGGATCTGCAATATAGAAGGACATCTTTTACAAGAAAGATCAAACTTCAAGGAGATGAAAGCTACCATCCCAGGTTTTTGTGTAGGGGTGATTTCCTATTAAAGGAGGATAGGGGGAAGCTGCTGAGGGGAGTCTATGTCTGGATTTTCCATATAGGAGGTGAGGAGCTTATTAATGCCTTGGATGGATATTGTGAACATCCTTCCTTTCTTTAAGATGCAGCAATTCAAGGCCCTACAGcaggttggtttttgttttgttttgttttggtttttttgtggttccaccctcccccccccccccccccccggcccctaTTGTAACCTGGTGTCAGTGTATGAACAAAGATGGGAACTATTGTTCTGTGGTGCTTAATCCAACTTGTGGTCATAAATACCCAGTTACAGTGGCAGGGAGGCCTACGAAACTTGTTTAAAAGAGCCGTGAAGAGCACATCAGAAAAGCAGGCCCATTTTTAGTGGGCACTCCCTTGAGGATGGGAAAACAGGGGAAATAGAGAGGCCTGTGAGAGAAAAGGCTTGAAAACTGCTGGCTCTGGaaaacctcccctggcaagATAGCGGGAGAGCCTTTGCTTCTAGAAGACGAatcttctgtgtttctgtgctagACAGTGTCTCTTTGTTGTCTCTGTTCTGTGCCATAATGGCAGAAAGAAATATTCCAATAAACATTGGCTCTATGGGTGCAAAATGCTTTACAAAGGAAGCCAGCAACCTTAATCCTTCTTACAGGGAACCTGAGGCAACAGAGTCAACAGGAGCGATGTAGCTGACTGTCTGGTCAGCTCAGCTCTGGAAGCAGAGTTTCTGTGCTTCACAACACTGCATTGTGCACACAGCTATGCTGCCCCTGCACCTAGCAAGGTGCAGCCATGGAGCTGAGAATTTGGAGCCCATAATGCCCTCACAGCCAAAAGGAGTGTCTGCAGCAGAAAGACCCTGTCACTAAGCCAGCTGAGCAAAACTA
This sequence is a window from Hirundo rustica isolate bHirRus1 chromosome 4, bHirRus1.pri.v3, whole genome shotgun sequence. Protein-coding genes within it:
- the DDX47 gene encoding probable ATP-dependent RNA helicase DDX47 — translated: MAAGEEKGLAAEPEQEPAAEPEPAAEEPRSFKDLGVTDILCEACDQLGWKMPTKIQIEAIPVALQGRDIIGLAETGSGKTGAFALPILQALLEVPQRLFALVLTPTRELAFQISEQFEALGSSIGVQSTVIVGGIDTMSQSLALAKKPHVIIATPGRLVDHLENTKGFNLRALKFLVMDEADRILNMDFETEVDKILKVIPRDRKTFLFSATMTKKVQKLQRAALKNPVKCAVSSKYQTVEKLQQYYIFIPSKFKDSYLVYILNELAGNSFMIFCSTCNNTQRTALLLRNLGFTAIPLHGQMSQNKRLGSLNKFKAKARSILLATDVASRGLDIPHVDVVINFDIPTHSKDYIHRVGRTARAGRSGKSITFVTQYDVELFQRIEHLIGKKLPAFPMQEEEVMMLTERVAEAQRFARMELREQGEKKRSRNDDDDTEEAIGVRNKVAGGKKKKRKAF
- the APOLD1 gene encoding apolipoprotein L domain-containing protein 1, translated to MEMNAAAFLPTPDPTHHFHVALLDQRRRLRDQIAHLHKAARKLNKLRKRSLVANVSGSTLTAAGAVTAILGLSLSPATLGASLLASAVGLGLATAGGAVSITSDLSLVLCNSREVRKVQEIAMTCRKQMREILGRLEFLRRGQGPGDPTLRQSEKRASISLYNSICFMVFCGSHSFLVPECTKEVTKVSQAVLKAKIQKLADNLETCTRAMDEVCDLLESRTELSPCMRRLSLGAKTTAEILRPSG